The following are from one region of the Leucobacter sp. Psy1 genome:
- a CDS encoding spermidine/putrescine ABC transporter substrate-binding protein, with protein sequence MATGESVEERVAAGVDAWLRWLPKWVPATHRGRSRLCRRCTGSPIVTAAGIKADVPHQVTHALVSRMQRIIDRRVDDFTASGLPLLHAELTGEAMWRTGGFDPSEGLEPEYDGLDPDPEPDQGEQPFLFTMAGLAEDTRPEPPLPRPPLSPDEKRQLRREIELADECALETGQAVCLALVGHRPRVIAAIERFVDPQVQALLDELSRTLEPPD encoded by the coding sequence GTGGCGACGGGAGAGTCGGTCGAGGAGCGCGTCGCCGCCGGAGTGGATGCGTGGCTGCGGTGGCTGCCGAAATGGGTTCCGGCGACGCACCGCGGGCGATCCAGACTGTGCAGGCGATGCACCGGATCGCCGATCGTCACCGCGGCCGGGATCAAGGCCGACGTGCCGCACCAGGTGACTCACGCGCTCGTCTCGCGGATGCAGCGCATCATCGATCGCCGGGTCGACGACTTCACGGCGTCTGGACTGCCGCTCCTCCACGCAGAACTCACCGGAGAGGCGATGTGGCGGACGGGCGGTTTCGACCCATCGGAGGGACTCGAACCGGAGTACGACGGGCTCGATCCGGATCCTGAGCCCGATCAGGGGGAGCAACCGTTCCTCTTCACCATGGCCGGGCTCGCCGAGGACACTCGACCGGAACCGCCGTTGCCGAGGCCGCCGCTCAGTCCTGACGAGAAGCGGCAGCTCCGGCGGGAGATCGAGCTCGCCGACGAGTGCGCGCTCGAGACGGGTCAGGCGGTCTGCCTCGCTCTGGTCGGGCACCGTCCGCGCGTCATCGCCGCGATCGAGCGGTTCGTCGATCCGCAGGTGCAAGCGCTCCTGGATGAACTGAGCCGCACGCTCGAGCCGCCCGACTGA